In Halalkalicoccus sp. CG83, a single genomic region encodes these proteins:
- a CDS encoding inorganic phosphate transporter — translation MTLAFWILVGLATMTCLFMAWSLGANSNSPPFAPAIGANAISTLQAAFLIGILAAAGALTQGGSISETVGADLILGTTITPLAATTGLLVAASFMMFGVYTGYPVPAAFATTGAMVGVGLSLGGNPAFDTYRQIGTFWLLVPPTSGGIAFLTATLLRRDDVPETVTIPLLAAIVAGILTHIRLGVIPHPERAQGSVAELVSYVLGSPNVVGIDLSVVAVTIVFAGIGFQFIRRKVYASTEQGIRTFLLILGGIVAFSSGGSQVGLATGPLEQLYGVELGLPGIVLLVIGASGILAGAWMGAPRLLQATSREYAQLGERRSIAALVPGFIIAQTAITLGIPISFNNIIISGVIGGGLAAGTAGVSRRKITVTITFWLLTLAGSIGIGFGLYRLFSTLLGIK, via the coding sequence ATGACGCTGGCGTTCTGGATTCTCGTCGGCCTTGCAACGATGACCTGCCTATTCATGGCGTGGTCACTCGGTGCGAACAGTAACTCGCCCCCCTTCGCACCAGCGATCGGGGCCAATGCTATCTCAACGTTGCAAGCCGCCTTCCTGATCGGGATTCTCGCGGCAGCAGGCGCACTCACGCAGGGGGGAAGTATTTCTGAAACAGTCGGCGCAGATCTCATTCTCGGCACCACGATCACGCCGCTCGCTGCAACGACGGGATTGCTGGTCGCAGCGTCATTCATGATGTTCGGCGTCTACACGGGCTATCCAGTTCCAGCAGCCTTTGCGACAACCGGTGCGATGGTCGGTGTCGGCCTCTCGCTTGGCGGCAATCCCGCGTTCGATACCTATCGACAGATCGGGACATTCTGGCTGCTCGTTCCGCCGACATCGGGCGGAATTGCCTTTCTTACGGCAACACTCCTTCGCAGAGATGACGTCCCTGAAACTGTCACCATTCCACTGTTAGCAGCCATCGTTGCGGGCATCCTTACCCATATCCGTCTTGGAGTGATCCCCCATCCCGAGCGCGCACAGGGGTCAGTCGCAGAGCTGGTGTCATACGTGCTTGGGAGTCCAAACGTCGTCGGCATCGACCTGTCAGTCGTTGCCGTCACCATTGTGTTTGCCGGCATCGGCTTTCAGTTCATTCGCCGAAAAGTGTACGCATCGACCGAACAGGGAATTCGAACGTTTCTCCTCATCCTCGGCGGGATTGTTGCGTTTAGTAGCGGCGGCAGCCAAGTCGGACTCGCAACGGGGCCGCTGGAGCAGCTGTACGGCGTCGAACTTGGGCTGCCGGGGATCGTGCTGCTGGTTATTGGAGCATCAGGTATTCTTGCGGGGGCGTGGATGGGGGCGCCGCGGCTGTTACAGGCCACATCCCGTGAGTACGCCCAGTTGGGGGAGCGCCGCTCGATCGCGGCGCTCGTTCCGGGATTTATCATCGCTCAAACAGCGATTACGCTTGGCATTCCGATTTCGTTCAATAATATCATCATTTCGGGTGTAATCGGTGGCGGACTGGCTGCTGGCACCGCCGGCGTCTCCCGGCGAAAAATCACCGTGACGATCACCTTCTGGTTGCTCACACTGGCGGGTTCTATTGGGATCGGATTTGGACTCTACCGATTGTTCTCGACGCTTCTAGGCATCAAGTGA
- a CDS encoding ATP-grasp domain-containing protein yields the protein MKTAGAEQIGILCADDQPVFTAVASQLRDAGHTVRFLDPRSELSATQIEDLALLVNKQVFPLNLPAFRYAWRTGTPLWNNLIATIALSSRLIGLRALEAVGFHTPRITFEKPEFEYIAKPYYIWHGDPELNGEGGFYQERIHTDPIDYKYYAVNDGTRVQTAAKRVTSKLHGPKRFLNQIRPKPTLTRCLRRLVNRLKLRGVGVDFVKDDEDRFWAVDVNLAAGYRDSGLELPLYESIRVDLPDR from the coding sequence ATGAAGACGGCTGGCGCGGAGCAGATCGGGATCCTCTGTGCTGATGATCAGCCGGTGTTCACTGCCGTCGCCAGCCAGCTTCGGGACGCAGGACATACAGTTCGGTTCCTGGATCCGCGATCCGAACTCTCTGCGACCCAGATCGAAGATCTCGCTCTGCTCGTCAACAAGCAGGTGTTCCCACTCAATCTCCCCGCTTTCAGGTATGCGTGGCGAACGGGGACACCCTTGTGGAACAATCTCATCGCGACGATTGCGTTGAGTTCACGGTTAATCGGGCTACGAGCGCTTGAGGCAGTCGGGTTTCATACTCCTCGAATAACCTTCGAGAAACCCGAGTTTGAGTACATTGCAAAGCCCTACTACATCTGGCACGGCGACCCCGAACTGAATGGTGAGGGAGGGTTCTATCAAGAGCGGATTCACACGGACCCCATCGATTACAAGTACTACGCCGTCAACGATGGAACGCGAGTCCAGACGGCGGCCAAGCGCGTTACCTCGAAGCTCCACGGCCCCAAACGATTCCTGAATCAGATTCGTCCCAAACCGACGCTTACGCGATGTCTTCGCCGTCTCGTCAACCGACTCAAGCTTCGTGGCGTCGGGGTCGACTTTGTCAAAGACGACGAGGATCGGTTCTGGGCCGTAGACGTTAATCTCGCTGCAGGCTACCGGGACAGCGGGTTGGAACTGCCCCTCTATGAGTCGATCCGTGTGGATCTACCCGATCGGTAA
- a CDS encoding NAD(P)/FAD-dependent oxidoreductase gives MSEETDSYQYEVIVVGGGPAGMTAALYSTRLGHDTAVVSRGGGRAAMMQEVHNLLGVKEETSGPEFLSVGQEQLEEYGCDVHRDMVTTCSRPDPDRIRLSGNSAEYEADRVVLATGFNDVRPEPPLPRTGRGLHYCLHCDAYMFVDESVYVMGHAESAAHVAGIMLNFTDEVDLLTRGNDPEWSEETGAMLEKHPIDVVTDDITGVQNGEDGWLKALEFEDGSVRKYKGGFAMYGAEYNNGLARELGCEINDDGTIEVGDHGQTSVEDVYAVGDCTPGHNQVPVALGQGAKAGIDVHFQLRDFPRDPDLLDEQGPVRSEEVPGIPDELLEQAVDFHTYEE, from the coding sequence ATGAGTGAGGAGACAGATAGCTACCAGTACGAAGTTATCGTAGTCGGTGGCGGTCCCGCCGGAATGACGGCAGCGCTGTACAGCACACGACTCGGACACGATACGGCCGTCGTCAGCCGTGGAGGTGGCCGTGCAGCGATGATGCAGGAAGTCCACAACCTTCTGGGCGTGAAAGAGGAAACGAGTGGGCCGGAGTTTCTCAGCGTCGGACAAGAGCAGCTCGAGGAATACGGGTGTGACGTTCATCGCGACATGGTCACGACCTGTTCACGGCCCGACCCGGATCGAATCCGACTGTCGGGCAACAGCGCAGAGTACGAAGCGGACCGGGTCGTTCTGGCGACCGGCTTCAACGACGTGCGCCCGGAACCGCCGCTTCCGCGGACAGGTCGGGGACTCCACTACTGTCTGCACTGTGATGCCTACATGTTCGTCGACGAGTCGGTGTACGTGATGGGCCATGCCGAAAGCGCCGCCCACGTCGCCGGGATCATGCTGAACTTCACCGACGAGGTCGACCTGCTCACTCGCGGTAACGACCCCGAATGGAGCGAGGAAACGGGTGCGATGCTCGAGAAACATCCCATCGACGTCGTCACGGACGATATCACCGGCGTCCAGAACGGCGAGGACGGCTGGTTGAAAGCCCTCGAGTTCGAGGACGGCAGCGTCCGGAAGTACAAAGGTGGATTTGCGATGTACGGTGCCGAGTACAACAACGGTCTCGCCCGGGAACTCGGCTGTGAGATCAACGACGATGGCACGATCGAGGTCGGCGACCACGGGCAGACGTCCGTCGAAGACGTCTACGCCGTCGGCGACTGTACGCCAGGCCATAACCAGGTACCGGTAGCGTTGGGCCAGGGGGCGAAAGCGGGTATCGACGTACACTTCCAGCTTCGGGACTTCCCACGGGATCCCGATCTCCTCGACGAGCAGGGACCGGTCCGGTCCGAGGAGGTCCCGGGGATTCCCGACGAACTGCTCGAACAGGCAGTCGACTTCCACACGTACGAAGAGTGA
- a CDS encoding GNAT family N-acetyltransferase: MLLFPTEMESERLRYELLEPETFDPFELYEHVNAEAPHIEEITEYMTWEPYAHPKIAFDWVEQCGEDTETGEGATYVLRPKESEQAGELAGLAGLDVDWDRRLATMGTWLRKPFWGRGFSGERAGRLLELAFDQLDLEVVAITHDPENEQSARAIQKYVECFGGQKTGRIRNDIVVDGKPRDSIRYSISRMEWVSNRDKE; this comes from the coding sequence ATGCTGCTTTTCCCTACCGAGATGGAGAGCGAGCGACTCCGATACGAGCTGCTGGAGCCTGAGACCTTCGACCCCTTCGAGTTGTATGAGCACGTAAACGCAGAAGCTCCCCACATCGAGGAGATCACCGAATACATGACCTGGGAACCGTACGCCCACCCGAAAATCGCCTTCGACTGGGTTGAGCAGTGCGGCGAGGACACTGAGACGGGCGAGGGGGCCACCTACGTTCTGCGACCGAAGGAAAGTGAGCAGGCTGGTGAGCTGGCGGGCCTCGCGGGCCTGGATGTAGACTGGGACCGACGACTGGCGACCATGGGAACCTGGCTCCGGAAACCGTTCTGGGGGCGGGGGTTTTCCGGGGAGCGGGCCGGTCGGCTTCTGGAGTTGGCCTTCGACCAGCTGGACCTTGAAGTGGTGGCAATCACCCACGATCCCGAGAACGAGCAGTCCGCCCGGGCGATCCAGAAGTATGTAGAGTGCTTCGGCGGACAAAAGACGGGACGCATCCGGAATGATATCGTAGTAGACGGAAAGCCCCGCGACTCGATCCGGTATAGCATCTCACGAATGGAGTGGGTGTCGAATCGTGATAAAGAGTGA
- a CDS encoding glycosyltransferase, whose amino-acid sequence MADRPPMSVLLPTTTWTDACTELAAQLQDHDQLLLIHDVESDPITEQHTPEGVQLIAAGEPEHCSGKANTIVTGMEAARHDRLVWTDDDFHHPPDWLATLSADYETHGPVSEVPYFVGRDPLSVLLEPLYASAGSLGIYRNNRIWGGAVIFERDDIDEAAFLENLQRTVSDDGLLMEYLQVTTVGRTRIVPIGGTIRETVERQVRWTQILRWHFPGAVAGTVLVLLFVLAGAIVAPLPMAVLLTVLHLAVNEVLGVRRWTAVLAYPAVFAFVPLIVYALTRRTFVWGGRRYRWRRKVDVTVLE is encoded by the coding sequence ATGGCCGACCGTCCGCCGATGAGCGTCCTCCTGCCAACAACAACGTGGACCGACGCCTGTACGGAGCTGGCCGCTCAACTCCAAGACCACGACCAACTCCTCCTCATTCACGACGTCGAAAGCGACCCCATCACCGAGCAACACACCCCTGAAGGCGTCCAACTCATCGCTGCCGGTGAGCCCGAGCACTGTTCGGGGAAGGCAAACACCATCGTTACCGGCATGGAAGCTGCACGCCACGACCGGCTCGTCTGGACCGACGATGATTTCCACCATCCCCCGGACTGGCTGGCGACCCTCAGTGCTGACTACGAGACGCATGGACCAGTATCGGAGGTGCCGTACTTTGTCGGACGAGATCCCCTCTCAGTACTACTCGAACCGCTGTATGCCTCGGCAGGCTCGCTTGGCATCTATCGCAACAACCGAATCTGGGGCGGCGCAGTCATCTTCGAGCGAGACGACATCGACGAGGCCGCGTTTCTCGAGAACCTGCAGCGAACCGTCAGCGACGACGGACTCCTCATGGAGTATCTCCAGGTGACGACGGTTGGGCGAACGCGCATCGTCCCTATTGGAGGGACCATCCGTGAGACAGTCGAGCGCCAGGTCCGGTGGACGCAGATTCTCCGATGGCATTTTCCCGGTGCCGTTGCCGGGACAGTTCTCGTCTTGTTGTTCGTCCTCGCTGGTGCAATCGTGGCCCCACTCCCGATGGCAGTCCTCCTGACAGTGTTGCATCTTGCTGTCAACGAGGTCCTGGGCGTCCGTCGGTGGACGGCCGTGCTGGCCTATCCGGCAGTGTTCGCCTTCGTGCCCCTCATTGTGTACGCACTGACCCGTCGGACGTTCGTTTGGGGTGGTCGACGATACCGCTGGCGTAGGAAGGTCGACGTAACGGTCCTCGAGTAG
- a CDS encoding universal stress protein → MAPSHVLVPLDGSPLADAALNHALDVFDCRITVLNVITPLDAGMSESGILEMDEAQLDEAHARADQLIKRARHQATAMDRTVEAVVETGEPAETILAYIDTADVDHIVMGGHGGPKIGALRRLLGTVATTVVGEAPISVTVVR, encoded by the coding sequence GTGGCTCCATCACATGTGCTCGTCCCGCTGGATGGCTCACCATTAGCCGACGCTGCTCTCAATCACGCACTCGATGTCTTTGACTGCCGCATCACTGTGTTGAACGTCATAACGCCGCTCGACGCAGGCATGAGTGAAAGCGGCATTCTGGAGATGGATGAGGCACAGCTCGATGAAGCACATGCTCGGGCCGACCAGCTGATCAAGCGGGCCCGCCACCAAGCAACAGCCATGGACCGCACGGTCGAAGCAGTGGTCGAGACTGGTGAACCGGCGGAGACGATCCTCGCGTACATCGACACTGCTGACGTCGATCATATAGTGATGGGTGGCCACGGAGGGCCCAAAATTGGTGCCCTTCGTCGCTTACTCGGAACCGTTGCAACCACCGTGGTCGGTGAAGCACCTATCTCCGTGACAGTCGTTCGGTAA
- a CDS encoding hemolysin family protein — protein MVDVALSVSQLVLALILVVLNGFFVAAEFAFVRIRGTSVDQLVEEGRPGSGTLQEVMTNLDNYLATTQLGITIASLGLGWVGEPAVAALIEPILEPVLPANLIHLVAFAIGFSTITFLHVVFGELAPKTIAIAKTERLSLFLAPPMKAFYYILYPGIVIFNGAANAFTRSLGVPPASETDETLGERELLRVLTRSGEGGDIDVAEVTMIERVFDLDDTVVREVMVPRPDVVGVPADATLSEHHSIILEAGHTRYPVLDANDGGQVVGFVDVKDVLRAEVDNGDAEIVGDIAREILIVPETMAISDLLIQFREDRQQMAAVIDEWGAFEGIATVEDIVEALVGDLRDGFDLDKREPSIRQRDDEGYDIDGGVRLSKVNDTLAGDFESDKVETIGGLVLGHLDRVPERGDRIEIADHVIEVTNLEGTRISTVWVHERDIDDQAEE, from the coding sequence ATGGTAGACGTTGCGCTCTCGGTGTCACAACTCGTCTTAGCGCTGATTCTCGTGGTATTAAACGGCTTTTTTGTCGCTGCAGAGTTCGCTTTCGTTCGAATTCGGGGGACATCGGTCGATCAGCTCGTCGAGGAAGGGCGGCCCGGCTCGGGGACGCTCCAAGAAGTGATGACGAATCTCGACAACTATCTCGCCACGACGCAACTCGGTATCACCATCGCCTCACTCGGATTGGGATGGGTCGGCGAACCCGCGGTGGCAGCACTCATCGAGCCCATACTGGAACCGGTTCTCCCGGCGAATCTCATCCATCTCGTCGCTTTCGCAATCGGCTTTAGTACCATCACGTTTCTCCACGTCGTCTTCGGTGAACTCGCACCGAAGACGATCGCAATTGCCAAGACCGAGCGCCTCTCGCTGTTCCTCGCCCCGCCCATGAAGGCCTTCTATTATATACTCTATCCAGGAATTGTCATCTTCAACGGGGCGGCCAACGCGTTCACGCGGTCGCTCGGTGTGCCACCCGCTTCCGAAACGGATGAGACACTCGGTGAGCGGGAACTCCTTCGGGTACTAACACGATCCGGCGAGGGTGGGGACATTGACGTGGCAGAAGTGACGATGATCGAGCGCGTCTTCGATCTTGACGACACCGTGGTGCGGGAGGTCATGGTCCCACGACCGGACGTGGTGGGCGTTCCGGCGGATGCCACACTATCCGAACATCATTCGATTATCTTAGAGGCCGGACACACGCGCTATCCGGTTCTTGATGCCAACGACGGTGGCCAGGTGGTCGGATTCGTAGATGTCAAGGACGTGCTGAGAGCAGAGGTGGACAATGGGGATGCCGAGATAGTCGGTGACATCGCCCGTGAGATTCTCATTGTCCCAGAGACGATGGCAATTAGCGATCTCTTGATACAGTTCAGGGAGGATCGCCAGCAGATGGCCGCAGTCATCGACGAGTGGGGAGCGTTCGAGGGGATTGCAACGGTTGAAGATATCGTTGAGGCCCTCGTCGGAGACCTTCGAGACGGGTTTGATCTCGATAAGCGCGAACCCTCGATACGCCAGCGTGACGATGAGGGGTACGACATTGACGGAGGAGTCCGATTGTCGAAAGTTAATGACACCCTCGCTGGGGACTTCGAAAGCGATAAGGTTGAAACGATCGGTGGACTGGTGCTCGGACACCTCGACCGCGTGCCAGAACGTGGCGACCGCATCGAAATCGCCGATCATGTCATTGAGGTAACGAACCTTGAAGGGACCAGAATTTCGACGGTATGGGTCCACGAAAGAGATATCGATGATCAAGCAGAGGAGTGA